In Nocardioides sp. WS12, the DNA window CACCCAGTCGGGTCGCGTGATGCCCTCGGAGAAGTTGTACGGCCCCACCTGGAGGGTGCTGTCGTACCCGACGTACTGCCGGTTCTCGATGAGGTAGTAGCGCGGCGTCGTCTTGGTCTCCGTGCCGGTCGAGGCGGTGAAGCCCTTGACCGTCCAGCCGTTGGCGCCGTTCTCTGCGCCGTCGGTGAACGCCTTGCTCTGGCCCTTGATCGAGACGTTGTCGATGAAGGCTCCTGCTTCGTTGACACCACCGTCGGTGGCGTAGCGGAAGCGGAAGATCGATGCCTTCGCCTTCGAGCCGATGGAGTAGCTCCACCGGTGTGAGGTCCAGTCCGCGTTGCCGGTGATGGCCTTGATCTGGGTCCAGCTGCTGCCGCCGTCGACGGAGTACTCGGCGTAGAGGAAGTCGTAGTCCTCCTCGATCTGGTTCCAGATGTCAGCGCTCACCTGCACCGCCTTCGACGGTGGAACTGCCCGGGTCAGTGTGTGGACCAGGTTGTCGCCGCGGCCGGAGTACCAGGAGTACTTCCCCCGGCGAGCCTTCGTGTACACGTTCGTGGTGGTCTTGTCGGGCAGGTTGACCTTGATCGCCTGGTCCTGGCCGACGGCCGTCTCCTGCGACGGGGACAGCGTGAAGCTGCCGTTCTGGCCGGGGTTGACCTCGCTGTAGTCGAGCCAGCCGAGGTAGTACTTCTCCTCCGGACCCATCATGCCGGGCGTGGTGCCGATCGACTCCTGACCGTGGTTCAGCCACGAGCCCGAGGACATCAGCGTCCAGAAGCCGGTGCCGTTCTCGCCACCCGCGGTGTCGTAGAAGTCCGGGAGCTCCAGGTCGTGGCCGTACTCGTGCGCGAAGACACCGAGTCCGCCGTTCTCCGGCTCGACGGTGTAGTCGCCGATGAAGTACTTCGAGTCACCGACCTGGGCGCCGCCGTACAGGTTCTGGCTGTCGCCAACGGTCGGGCCGGTCTGGCCGTAGAGGTTGCCGTTGACGTACCAGCGGTGCGACCAGATGGCGTCGTCGCCCGACCCGGCCTCTTCGCCGCCGCCGGCGTGGACTGCCTGGAAGTGGTCGATGTAGCCGTCGGCCTCGTTGAAGTCGCCGTCGCCGTCGAAGTCGTAGCGGTCCCACTCGTCGAACTGCGCGAGGTAGGCGTCGATCTGGGCAGGCGTCTTGCCCGCAGCGGCCTGTGCGGCGTACCAGGCGTCAGCGGTGTCGGCGATGAAGGCCCACGAGCCGCCGTCGTCCTCGACCGCGTTGTCGCCGTAGGTGGAGGCGTTGCCGGGGACGGTCACCCAGTCCTCGGTCGTGACGGTGACGTCGTAGCGACCGCTGGAGACCTCCTTGTAGTAGTTCCTGAACGACTCGCCGTCGCCGTTGAACATCTCGTCGTAGTGCGCCTTGTTGAAGTCCGGCACCCACTCCGTGGAGTTGTCGACCGCGCGGTCCGGTTCGGCGATCTCGTTGTGCTGCGGTCCCGGGTCGGTGCCCTGGGCCGGCACGCTGGCCGTGCCGAACTGGCCGAGCAGGGTGAGGATCTTGTCGCTCCTCTCGACCGGGAACTCGACGTACTCGCCGGTGGCGAGCTTCACGGTCGCGCCGCCGTCGGCCCGCTGCTGGAGACGGGCGCTGCCGTTCTCCACCAGCTCGAGCGCCTTGCGCATCTCGCGACGCTGCTCGTGGGTCTTGGGACCGGGCCGATCGTGCTTCTTGGCGTGCGCCGGGCGCTGCTTCGCAGGGCCGTCGGCGGGCGTGTCGGCCTGGGCCGGTTGCAACATTGCGCCACCGAGGGCGATGGTTGCGGCGCCGGCGAGCAAGCCGGATGCCAGTTTCTTCACAGATGCCTCCGAGAAATAATGGTGAGAGGGCACCGAAAAGTCATGGAAGACGGAACGTCGCCCGAGACCTGCAGATTTTCGGCGTCCGTCGGTACCTCACACGTAAATCACTGTCGGACGCAAGGGTTGGACGAAAATTTGCACAATGCGTTACCAGGCAGCCTGCAACCCGCGAACCCCACAAGTCCCGCGCGTAACCCCGGGCGCGTTCTTCTCGTTGGTCAAGACATCGTGGTCCTGATGTCCCGGACCACCGCGAATCGGTCAGAGCGTTCACCGCACCGAGGGAGCAACTGAGAGCCCCGTCCTCACGGATGGGGCTCTCGGCGTTGGTGGGTGCGAACCGGTTAGATGGACGCGTGGACGAGGGGTACGTCGAGACGCTGCTCGACCTGGTCGAGCGGATCCCGCCCGGTCGGGTGACGACGTACGGCGCGCTGGCGGCCGTCGCAGGGGGAGGCCCCCGGCAGGTTGGTTCGGTGATGGCGAGGTACGGCGCCCCGGTGCCGTGGTGGCGGGTGGTCCGTGCCGATGGCACTCTCCCGCCGAGCCACGACGACCGGGCCCGTGCGCACTACCTCGACGAGGACACGCCGCTGAAGGTCAGCGGCGGCCTCGACATGCCGCGGGCGTTCTGGGATCCCGCGACGGGGGACTGACGGTGGTGGTCGCTCAGGCCAGGGCGGCGATGGCGGCGTCGTAGTTCGGCTCGGTGCCGATCTCGGGGACGAGCTCGGTGTAGAGGACCGAACCGTCGGCGTCGACGACCACGACGGAGCGGGCGAGCAGGCCCTCGAACTTGCCGTCGACGAGCTTCACGCCGTAGTCGTCACCGAAGGAGGTACGGAAACCCGAACCGACCTGGACGTTCTCGATGCCCTCGGCGCCGCAGAAGCGGGCCTGGGCGAACGGGAGGTCCTGCGAGACGTTGATGACGGTGGTGTTCTCGAGGCCCGAGGCGAGCTCGTTGAACTTGCGCACGCTCGCGGCGCAGATGCCGGTGTCGATGCTCGGGAAGATGTTGAGCACCGCGCGGGAACCCTCGGGGAGGGTGACCGTGCTGAAGTCGGAACCGACGAGCGAGAAGGACGGGGCGGGGGCGCCGACGGCGGGAAGTTCGCCGACGGTCGAGACGGGGTTGCCGCCGAGTGCAGTGGTAGCCATGCCCTTTGTCTAGCAGGTCAGTAGTCGACGGTCACCGGCGAGGGTCACCGGCGAGGGTCACCGGAGACGGCCGAGATAGCCGACCGCCTTGCGGACCTCCAGCAGTTGGCGCTCCCACGTGATGCCGACGATGGTGAGCAGCGCGCCGGCGAGACCGATCCAGACCCACTTCGGGAAGTCGCCCGCGTAGGGGCCGATCTCGCGGAACACCACGATGGCGCCGACAGTGGCCCCGACCATGAGCGGTGCGCTCCAGCGCAGGGCCGCGCCCGTGAGGGTGAGTGCGAGGCAGGCCCCGCCGAGGATCAGTGCGCGGATCGACAGCGGGTCGTTGAGCACCCACAGCAGTGACGGGATGGTGCCGAGCAAGAGGCCGGGCAGCAGCGCCTCGGCGGTTCCGACCTCGTCCGACCTCTGCATCCGCCACAGGCCGAAGCCGAGCAGCGCGAGGGCGAGCGGGAGTGTGTAGGCCTCGGGTGCCTCCACGTCGAGGTCGGCCAGTCGGACCCAGGTGGCGAGCAGCAGGAGCGCCCCGCCGATCCAGGCGCCGAGGCGACGCGACTCGTGGATCAAGGCGCTCGCGCAGAACAGGAAGCCGGCAACGGTCAACCACAGCGCGGTGTACCCACCGACGTCCGTGGTCTCGGCGCCCGAGATCGGGAACGTGAGGACCGCTACGGCGAGGGCCGGCAGTTCGATCTCGAGGCGCGGCCGCGCCAGGGCGAGGAGACCGACGGCGAGGAGGACCGGAATCGCGACCCACGCGGCGTCGCCGCCAGCGGCGTAGACGGTCGCGCTGGTCGCGAGGCCGAGGAACGGTGCGGCCGCGAGGGAGCCGATGACACGTACGGCCTCGGAGCCGCGCAGGGCAAGCACGACCGCGGCTGCAGTGGCCAGACCGGCGACGATGGCCGCCATCGGGGCGCTGGGGACGGCTGCGATCGAGGCTGCCGCGGCGCTGATCATCGCGGCGACGCTCAGCCCGACGGCCCGGCCTCCGGTTGCGGTCAGCGCCGCGACCGTGGTGCCGAGTGCCACGAGGGTGAGTACGGCGACCGGCAGGGCCAGCGTGACGTCGTACGACGCGAGGGTGGCGGCGGCGCCGAGGCCGGCCACGATCGCGGCGACCTGGGCCCAGATGCCGAGGTGGTCGCGGCGGCGGGCCGAGACGAGCAGGGCGACGAAGGCGATCGGAATGATCAGGGACGGGACCAGGAGCAGCGGCTCGGTCTCCGGATTGGTGCCGCCGATGGTGAGGTCGAAGCGACGCTCGAAGCCGGTCGAGAGGTCCGCCCAGCGGGCGAAGGCGATCGCCACGGTGACCAGCGACAGCGAGAGGAGGATCGCGCTGCCGACCGCCGACGGCGCGATGGCAATCGCGCGGAAGGACCGCGGCAGGAGCCCGAGGGCCAGTACCCACGCTGCAGTGACGGCGACGGCGACCAGTCCGACCGTCGTGGTGTCGGTGTCGACGCTCGGCAGGGTGACGACGACCGTCATCACCATGGCGGCGCAACTGGCGCCGGCGAGGAGGAGTCCGCGATCGCGGAGGATCAGGCCGGGGGCGAGCAGGACTGCGGCGGAGACCAGGAGCGACCAACCGGAGCCGTCGATCCAGAGCTGGTGGAGGTCGGGTTCCGACAGGGCGTCAGCGAGGGCGAGGCCGCTGGCACCGAGCCAGGCGAAGGACCCGGCAATCGTCTGGCTCCAGGCGAGCACCGGCACGTTCTGCCAACGGGCGAGCAGGACGATGCCGAGGGCCAGCGCGGTGAACGCGTGGCCGATGACGAGCTGGTGTTCGGTGACGTCGAGGGCGCCGAAGTAGGCGACTGCGGTACCGATGCCGGCAATGACGTGGGGAGCGACGAGACGAGGCTCGTCGCCGACGCGGATCAGACCGAGCACGATGCCGGCGGCCGCGACGACGAGTCCGGCCACGCAGGCCGTGACCCCGTCACCTCCGTCACCGAGCCACCCGGACGCACCCGCTCCGAACACGTCGAGGGCCAACAGGCCCAGCGCAACGACGATCAGTGACTCGCCGGCGATGCGCAGGCCGGCGCGGTGCAGGAGCAGGGCCGAGGTGCCGGCGGTCAGGGTCAGGCCTGCGAGCACTGCCGTACGGCCACCGACGCCCAGGGCCGACCAGGAAACGGCCAGGAAGATGACAGCCGCGACGAGCAGGCAGAAGGCACCGAGGCCGAGCAGGATCTTCGGGACCGACGCGGACGCGACACCGCGACGCTGCGGAGCGCCAGGAACGGGGGCGGCCGGGTACGACGGGAGCGGCGGTGCCGGAGGCGCGGGAGGCCGGGCCGGCCCGGCCGGTCCCGGCGGGGGCGGTACGGCGCGTTTCGGCACCGTGACCGCACCCGGAGGTACCAGCGGGCCACCGAGCGGGGCCGACGCTGCGACCGGAGCAGCGGCGGGGGCAGCGGCCGGCTTTCCGTGGAACTCGGTGCTGACCGTGCGGAGCTCGACCACCAGTTCGTCCGCGCGACGCAGCGTGCGGAACAGGTCGACGGCGAGCGGGTGCCGGACGAGCAATTGGCACGTGGGGCAGACCGGAACGCCCGCGGGCAGCGGCGACCGGCAGTCGGGGCACAGGGCGGGATCGGCGTAGCGCATGGCTCCATTGAGCCAGACGAGCCTCCGAACAGGCATGACCGCGCGACTCACTCGCGTTGAGTCGTCGTACTCATCTCTCCACAGGCATACCGCCGGTCTGGGGAGAAACGCGGTGTTTCTGTGGAGGGCGCCGGGCGTGTCTGTGGACGACACGCCGACGATCGGTGGAGGACGAAAAACATTGGGGAAACCGGGAGGAAACCCCTTGCCAAGGTTGTCTGGACCGGCGTAGAACTTCTCCCACGCACTCCTCCGGGAGAGCGGGATCGCCGGAAGGCAAAGATCCAACCGGCCCTACCGGAACCCTTCGGGGTGAAGGTGAGGCGGCCCCTCACGGGGACGCTGGCCGCACGAGCCGGGTGACGAGGCGAGTGGGATCAGACGCAGAAGGAGATCGATCGGGAGCGTCACCAGTACCGATCAACCGAAGGGCCCTTGTGACTCATACTCACGAGGGCCCTTCACCTTTTCGCGGCATGAGCGATGTCCTCGGGCACGGGTGTTGTCCCTCGAGGGCGCTTCGGATCGTCGTTGTCGGCGTCAATCATGCAAAACCGCAGGCTCTGCAACAAACCGGACGCCGGCGACGGCGGTCCGCTCCTAAGCCAGCGAGGGACAACACCAGGGCCCGAGGACGTCGCCCGGCAGACTTGGGGCATGGAGCGACCGGAGTTGGCGACGAAGTTCGACCTGGAGCCCCACCCGGAGGGTGGGTGGTACCGGCAGACGTGGGTGTCGCCGGAGACGGTGACGTTGCCCGACGGGCGGGTGCGGGCGACGGCGACGTTGATCTACTTCCTGCTGCCCGCGGGGGAGTCGTCGGCGTGGCACCGGGTGGCCTCGGACGAGACCTGGCTGGCCCACACGGGGGTCGTGACGGTCGAGCTGGGTGGGGACGGGGCGGTACCGGATGCCGCGGTCGGGATGCGCCTGGTGGTCGGGGCCGACGTACCGCAGGGGCTGGTTCCAGCGGGGGTGTGGCAACGGACGCTGCCGTCGGATGCCGATGCTCTGGTGAGCTGCCTGGTGTCGCCGGGGTTCGACTTCGCGGACTTCGAACTGGCATGATGCCGCCCGGGGATGTGTCGGGCCGGGATGGTTGAGTGACGCCCGTGGAGCAAGCGAGCGGACCGGTCAGCTATCGCCTGGTGACGCCCCCGCCCGCAGGTCCGCCGCCCGAGCTCGATGAGCACCAGCGTCAGGTCGTCGACCACGCTGGTGGTCCGTTGCTGGTGTTGGCGGGTCCCGGCACGGGGAAGACGACCACGCTCGTCGAGGCGATCGTCGACCGCATCGAGGTGCGCGGTGCCCATCCCGACCAGGTGCTCGCACTGACGTTCTCCCGCAAGGCCGCCGACCAGTTGCGCGACCGGGTCAGCGCGCGGCTCGGACGCACGACCGGTCCGCAACTGAGCTCGACCTTCCACTCCTTCGCCTACGCCCTCGTACGCCGCTACGCGCCGGCCGAGTTGTACGAAGCGCCGTTGCGTCTGTTGTCCGCACCCGAGCAGGACGTCGTACTCCGGGAACTGCTGGCCGACCACCCGGAGTCGGTCCGATGGCCGGACCGGTTCCGGCAG includes these proteins:
- a CDS encoding cupin domain-containing protein, producing MERPELATKFDLEPHPEGGWYRQTWVSPETVTLPDGRVRATATLIYFLLPAGESSAWHRVASDETWLAHTGVVTVELGGDGAVPDAAVGMRLVVGADVPQGLVPAGVWQRTLPSDADALVSCLVSPGFDFADFELA
- a CDS encoding MGMT family protein, with translation MDEGYVETLLDLVERIPPGRVTTYGALAAVAGGGPRQVGSVMARYGAPVPWWRVVRADGTLPPSHDDRARAHYLDEDTPLKVSGGLDMPRAFWDPATGD
- a CDS encoding immune inhibitor A domain-containing protein, giving the protein MKKLASGLLAGAATIALGGAMLQPAQADTPADGPAKQRPAHAKKHDRPGPKTHEQRREMRKALELVENGSARLQQRADGGATVKLATGEYVEFPVERSDKILTLLGQFGTASVPAQGTDPGPQHNEIAEPDRAVDNSTEWVPDFNKAHYDEMFNGDGESFRNYYKEVSSGRYDVTVTTEDWVTVPGNASTYGDNAVEDDGGSWAFIADTADAWYAAQAAAGKTPAQIDAYLAQFDEWDRYDFDGDGDFNEADGYIDHFQAVHAGGGEEAGSGDDAIWSHRWYVNGNLYGQTGPTVGDSQNLYGGAQVGDSKYFIGDYTVEPENGGLGVFAHEYGHDLELPDFYDTAGGENGTGFWTLMSSGSWLNHGQESIGTTPGMMGPEEKYYLGWLDYSEVNPGQNGSFTLSPSQETAVGQDQAIKVNLPDKTTTNVYTKARRGKYSWYSGRGDNLVHTLTRAVPPSKAVQVSADIWNQIEEDYDFLYAEYSVDGGSSWTQIKAITGNADWTSHRWSYSIGSKAKASIFRFRYATDGGVNEAGAFIDNVSIKGQSKAFTDGAENGANGWTVKGFTASTGTETKTTPRYYLIENRQYVGYDSTLQVGPYNFSEGITRPDWVEHFAYQNGMLVWLVDMAYADNNTSAHPGGGYALPVDVRPDSLTYPDGSSPSNRREPFDATFGISATDEVCLHKQVATAGGHDTLAACAPSVAGVPTFNDTNPEAYWSAANEQNSVKVAGVGVTAKVTAENADGTIQVQVTNP
- the tpx gene encoding thiol peroxidase, whose protein sequence is MATTALGGNPVSTVGELPAVGAPAPSFSLVGSDFSTVTLPEGSRAVLNIFPSIDTGICAASVRKFNELASGLENTTVINVSQDLPFAQARFCGAEGIENVQVGSGFRTSFGDDYGVKLVDGKFEGLLARSVVVVDADGSVLYTELVPEIGTEPNYDAAIAALA